ACCGATGGTGGTGGCGCCGGCAATAGCGATCAGCAAGTACAACACTGGCATCGGGCTGTTGAAGCCCAGCAAAGTGATCGACACGGCTGCCATGGCGAAGAACACCGCCAACACCCGCGGCAGGTTCAGCTTGTCACCCAGAACGCCGCCGCCCACCGCGCCGAAAATCGCGCCGAAGTTGAGCACCAGCAGGAACGACAGGCTTGAGCCCAGGCTGTATCCGGCGTTGGCCATCAGTTTCGGCAGCCACGAACTCAAGGCGTAGACCATCAGCAGGCAGCAGAAAAATGCCAGCCACAGCATCAGCGTGCGCAGCGCCCGGCCCTCGCGAAACAGTTGCAGAACGGGGGTGCCGGTGCCCTTCACTTCGCTCATGTGCAGCTGATCGCTGGTCTGCGCGATGTACGCCGGATCCACCCGCTGAAGAATGGCGCGCGCCTCTTCATTGCGTCCCTGTCGCAGCATGAAACCCACCGACTCGGGCAGGAAGTACATGATCAGCGGCAACAACACCAACGGCAGCACCGCGACGTAAAACACCGACTGCCAGCCGAAGCTCGGGATCAGCACGATGCCCAGCCCCGCCGAGAGCATGCCGCCCACGGAGTAACCGCTGAACATGATCGCCACCAGCGTGCTGCGGATTTTCTTCGGCGCGTACTCGTTCATCAATGCCACGACGTTGGGCATCACCCCGCCGATGCCCAGTCCGGCGATGAACCGGCAAATCCCGAACTCGGTGGGGTTACGCGCAAAACCGTTGAGCACGGTGAAACCGCTGAAGAGCATCACGCAGATCGTGATGGCTTTCTTGCGGCCGATCCGGTCCGAGAGCGGGCCGAAAAACAGCGCGCCAAACATCATGCCGAACAGCGCGTAACTGCCCAGAGCGCCAGCCTGCAAAGGACTGAGCCCCCATTCTTTCATCAGCATCGGCAGCACGACCCCGTAAATCACCAGGTCGTAACCGTCGAAGATGATGATCAGCGCACACCAGAACAGCACCATCCAGTGGAAGCGGTTGAATCGTGCGTTGTCGATAACCTCATGTACGTCAATCTTGCGCATGGCATTTATCTCTTGTTGTTGTTTTTTTCAGAGCGTCGGTAAAGCGGCTAACGTCCCGTAAAGCCGAGGGTAAAGTTGCCAGGCGCGGGGCAATATCCGCTTTGCGCAGATCGCTATCCGTTTTGTGCAGGGCCCTGAATCGGGCGCGAGAAGGAGGGATGTCGCAGCAGGCTTTGCTCCTGCGCGACAAACAGTTTTCCTGGCGATTACTTTGGAGAGCCGGGGTCTATGGATGACCCCGACGACTTACACCTGCTGACCCTTGCGGCCGAACAAGTCAACGCACTGAAGCCCGATCACGGCCGGGCCTTCTCCAGTGCCTCACGCAGTTGCGCCGCCGTGGCGTATTCGTGCTCACCGACCACTTGACCGTCCTTGAGCTCCAGCCACAACACTTTATCCACGGCCCCGGGGTAGCGCGGCGCCACGCGTCCGTCACGGTCGAGCATCACGCGATAGGAATAATCGCGCATGGCCGGCACGGCGAACATCTTCGCGATCAGCCGGGGCATGCGCTGGATATCCGCGACAAATACCGCGTGCCGGGCCTCCAGATAGCCCTTGGGCTGGCCCTGCAGTGCCGCGTCGACCAGCTTCGCGGCGTCCATGCTGCGCGCCACCAGCAGCGTCTGAGTCTGATTGTCGAGCGTGAAGGCCTGATCGAACTGATCAAGCAAGGTCCACGGCGCCAGCCGCTCCCCCACCTCCAGCGCCTGAGCCCAAAGAGGCACAAGACTGAGCAATAACACGGGCCATAATTTCACGACATTCCCCTTCGTTGAGGCGCTTGAGCGCAATGAATCCAGTCTACACCGCCTGTATTGCACACCCCATCGCCGCGACAACGATCAAAGAAGCACCGCAGCTACCACCCGATCAGCGATGACGCCTGCCGGGGCTTTACGTCCTCGTTTCAATGCAAAGCTTTCAGCTTGTCGCATTTGAACGCTAAGCTTGGGCCTATGGATGACTCAGATTATCTACGCCTGCTGACCATTGCGGCCGAGCAAGCCAACGCGTTCCTTTCCAATGCCCGCAAATGGGAGCGTGAGCGTTGGGTGTGCCAGCGCCTGCTGCAAGGCCTGAACATTCCTTACCGCGTCGACGAATTCGCTCCCGCCGGCGAACCGCCGGACGTGCTGTTTCGCGATGCGAATTTCGAAGTGTTTTTCGTGCTCGACGAGGGCCGGCGTCTCAATGATGAGTGGCGCGATGAGCTGCAGCGGCGACGCAGTGCGTTTTCCTTGAGTTCGCTGGTGCGCCGAGAAGCCAAGCCCAGGCGCATTCCGGCCAATGAATTCCTGCTGAGACTCGCGCCGACCTTGCGCAAAAAAGCGCACAACTACAAGGAACGCGGCATGGACCTGGGCGAACTGGACATCATCGCCTTTGCCAGCCTCAAGCGCGAAGTGCTCGACCTCAACAGCCATTTCCCGCCACCCACCGAATACTTGCGTCAGGGCTGGCGCTCGTTGTCACTGGTCGGTCCGACATTCGCCCGGGTTTTGTTTGCGCATCCCGACGCACCGGATTTCCTGCGCAGCAACCTCGGTCGCAGCATCGTCTTCGATGTCGGGATCAGCCTGTGAGTCCACTGCAGGAGCTGATCGCTGAAGTCCCGCAAACCGGCCGTGTACGCTGGATCGGCGTGCGCCCGCAACCGCATGTGCCGATGATCGAGCTGGAGGCCGTGGAAGCGCGTCTCGAGGCCGGCCTGACCGGCGATCGGGCCCGTCCCGGCGTACGCAATGCGCGACAGGTGACACTGATTCAATGGGAGCATCTGCCAGTGATCAGTTCGCTGATGGGCCGACCGGACGACAATCCGGTCCTGCCTGGTGATTTGCGGCGCAACCTCGTTGTCAGCGGGATAAACCTGTTCAGCCTCAAGGGTCGCCGCTTCAAAATCGGCCAGGCGATTTTCGAAACCACCGGTTGGTGCCAGCCTTGCGCACGCCTGCAAAACAACCTCGGCCCCGGCACTTTCCAGGCCGTTCGCGGACATGGCGGAATCACCGCCCGAGTGTTACAAAGTGGAATCATTCGGCTGGACGATACAGTCAGTGTCGAGCCGATTCCCGCCAGCGGCTATGCTCCGTTCAATGTGGGGTAAAAACCCCTGTAGCTTCTATCAATTCAGCAACGTCTACCCGATGACGAGGCCCGATATGACCAGCCGCCTGAACCCCGACGACCAGAAACATGTCGAAGAGTACCTGCACCTGTCCCAGCACCGAGTCGAGCGCCGGCCTTTCCGGCCGTGGATGCTCCTGGTGGTGGTGTTGGCAGTGACCATTGGCCTGGGCTTGTTGAGCCGATTTATCAGTTACCTGACGCTATGAGCTGCATCGCGCTCGCTCGGGTAATTGCACCGATTTCTTTTAGCCTTGCGAGATATCCCCATGACTCATCGTATTGTCATCGTTGGCGGCGGCGCCGGCGGTCTGGAGTTGGCTACCCGTCTGGGTAAGACTCTGGGCAAGCGCGGCACGGCCAGTGTGATGCTGGTCGACGCGAACCTGACCCACATCTGGAAACCGCTGTTGCACGAAGTCGCGGCCGGTTCCCTTAACTCTTCCGAAGACGAACTCAACTATGTCGCCCAGGCAAAATGGAACCACTTCGAGTTCCAGCTGGGGCGCATGAGCGGGCTTGATCGCGCGCAGAAGAAAATCCAGCTGGCGGCCACTTACGATGAGGCCGGCCTGGAATTGGTGCCGGCGCGTGAAGTGCCTTACGACTCGCTGGTGATCGCCGTCGGCAGCACCACCAACGATTTCGGTACCCAGGGCGCGGCGCAGCATTGCCTGTTCCTCGACACCCGCAAACAGGCCGAGCGCTTCCACCAGCAACTGTTGAACCATTATTTGCGCGCCCACGCCGGGCAGACGGATGTGGTGCAGCAGATCAGCGTGGCAATCGTCGGCGCCGGCGCCACGGGCGTCGAGCTGGCGGCCGAACTGCACAACGCCGCACATGAACTGGCGGCCTACGGCCTGGACCGGATCAAACCGGAGAACATGCACATCACCCTGATCGAGGCCGGTCCACGGGTACTGCCAGCATTGCCGGAACGGATCGGCGGCCCTGTGCATAAAACCCTGGAGAAACTCGGGGTCAACGTCATGACCAATGCGGCCGTCAGTGAAGTGACCGCCGATAGCCTGATCACCGCCGACGGCAAAGTGATCAACGCCAGCCTCAAGGTCTGGGCCGCGGGCATTCGTGCGCCAGGTTTCCTCAAGGACATCGACGGTCTGGAAACCAATCGGATCAACCAGCTGCAAGTGCTGCCGACCCTGCAAACCACCCGCGACGAAAACATCTTCGCCTTCGGCGACTGCGCCGCCTGCCCGCAGCCGGGCACCGATCGCAACGTGCCGCCGCGTGCCCAGGCAGCGCATCAACAGGCGTCGCTGCTGGCCAAATCGCTGAAGCTGCGGATCGAAGGCAAGCCGTTGCCTGTGTACAAGTACACCGACTACGGCTCGTTGATTTCGCTGTCGCGTTTTTCGGCTGTGGGTAACTTGATGGGCAACCTGACGGGTAGCGTGATGCTTGAGGGCTGGCTGGCGCGGATGTTTTATGTGTCGCTGTACCGCATGCACCAGATGGCGCTGTATGGCGCATTCCGCACGGCAATGTTGATGCTGGGCAGCAAAATCGGGCGCGGGACTGAGCCGCGGCTGAAGCTGCACTGACACACATCCCTTGTGGGAGCGAGCCTGCTCGCGATAGCGGAGTGTCAATCGCCACATGAGTTGGCTGATACACCGCTTCGCGAGCAGGCTCGCTTGTATGTTTAGACTTGAAGGGGTGGGTGGGACTAAAGCTCGTCATCTGACTCTGACCAGTACAGACCGTGGGAGACTTCGTCCCACCCCTTCACCTAATGCGCCGATAAGGAATGCATCGGCTCGGACCGACGATAGAAACAAGCCAGCGCAACGGTGAACCCCGTCAAGTATCTAAACCCTAGCTCGGAGGGTGTGCCATGACAATCCTGGATTCGCAGGTGGTCGTCGGTGTGGATGTGGCGAAGGACGAGATCGTTATCTATCGATCCGACCTGGAAAAGACCCTAAATATCGCGAACAAGCGATCAACCTTGAAGCAATGGCTCAAGACGCTGCCAGCGCACAGCGCTATCGCGCTAGAAGCGACCAATATCTATCACCTTGATACAACGGAAATGGCCCATGAAATGGGCCATGACGTTTACGTCATCGATGGCAGTCGCCTCAACAGATACCGCGATGGAATAGGCATGAGGGCGAAAACAGATACGTTGGATGCCGAACTGCTGGCCCGTTACTTGAGCCGCGAATCCGACAGATTGAGGATCTGGAATCCGCCACCGAAGGCTTACACACAAATGAAAAGCCTGCTTCGCCGTCGGGCTCAGTTGGTCCGGGCCTGTGTTGCACTCAAGCAGAGCTGGAAAAACGAATCCTTGCTGAAAGAGCACTTCAACCAGCTTCTGGCCGCCATTGCCCAGTTCGAAAAGATGATTCAGAAAACGCTCAAGGAAATTGCTGAGGAAGGTGGGATTGATGATCAGGTGAAGCGTTGCCAGGCCATCGAGGGCGTAGGGCTCCTGACGGCCACCGCAGCGGCCACTGCTTTTATGCGTGGGGAATTTGCCAACAGCGACGAGTACGTCGCTTTCCTCGGCATGGATCCGCGTGTGAGGCAGTCAGGACAAAAGGATCAAAAGCGTCGACTCTCTAAACGAGGGGACTCGGAGTTCCGGCGCTTGTTTCACAATAGCGCTATGGCTGCCAGCCGTTCGCCGACCTGGAAGCCGTACTACGAACGCTATCTGGCCAGAGGTCTAAAAGGCACTCAGGCCTTGGTTATCCTGGCACGCAAGCTGGCCAGAGTGATGTTTGCCCTGATGAAAAACCAAACCGAATACAAGCCAAATTCTATGTTTGGGTGTTCCCCCCAAACATAGAATCTCCCACATTTTTCAATCACAACCTTGAGATCTGTGTCTCACTGTATCTCTCCCCGCAATTTCGCCCCTTCGGTTACAAACTCCCCCCTTGCGCGACACAGTAGCGATACACCTCGCCCGCTAAATGGCCACATCCGAGCAAGGCGTCCCGCCAGCTACGGTGATCGCCGCACTTACGTGGCGTCTTTTATCGAATGGTTGTGTCGTGCAACCCTGGAGAATTGAAATGTCCCGTACCACCAAAAACACTATCGGTTTGCTCGGTGCAGTCCTCGCTGGCGGCATGATGTTGACCGGCTCCGCTTTTGCTTCGCAGCCTTTGACTCAGGGCTACCTGCTGGCCTCGGCCGAACAGGTGGTGAAAACCCCTGAAGGCAAATGTGGCGAAGGCAAGTGCGGCGATGCATCGATGGCAAAAACCGACACCGACGGTGACGGCAAGGTGTCCCGCGCCGAATTCCAGAAAGTTGCGCCTAAGTCCAACTTCGACAAGATCGACACCAACCACGACGGCTTCATCGACGAGCAAGAGGCTTACGACAACGTCAAAGCCAACTTCGAAGCCAACGGCAAGAAAATGCCAAAAGGCCTGTTTGAGCACTTGAAGGACCAGGACGGCGCTTAAGCCTCCCAGAAAAAAAGCCGCGTTTCTCGATCGAGAAACGCGGCTTTTTTGTCTGGCGGATTTACACCCGAAAGCGCTGCACCATGCCCTGCAGAGCATTGGCCAACTTCGACAACTCATGACTGGAAGCACTGGTCTGATCCGCACCGGAGGCGGAACGCACCGACAGATCACGGATATTCACCAGATTGCGATCCACTTCCCGAGCCACTTGAGCCTGTTCTTCCGCAGCACTGGCGATCACCAGATTGCGCTCGTGAATCTCGTGGACCGAGGCCGTGATGGTCTGCAATGCGTCACCGGCCCGTTCAGCCAACACCAGCGTACTCGTGGCACGGGAAGCACTGGCATTCATGGAGTCCAGCGCCAGGTTGGAACCGTTGCGCATGCCCTGAACCATTTGCTCGATTTCCTGAGTCGATTGCTGCGTACGATGCGCCAATGCACGCACTTCATCGGCTACCACCGCAAAACCGCGCCCACTTTCACCCGCGCGCGCCGCTTCAATGGCGGCGTTGAGCGCCAACAGATTGGTTTGCTCGGCGATGGCCCGAATGACATCCAGCACTTTGCCAATGTCCTGGGACTGATTGGCCAGCGACTGCACCAACTCACCGGTGTGCTGCACATCCTTGGCCAAGTCGCTGATCGCGCTGGCGGTTTCGCTGACCCGCTCCTGCCCCAATTGCGCTGACTCGCTGGATTGGCGGGTAGCATCAGAAGTCGACACGGCGTTGCGCGCCACTTCTTCCACGGCCGAGGTCATTTCGTTGACCGCCGTGGCGGCCTGCTCAATTTCGTTGTTCTGCTGTTGCAGGCCTTGGGTGCTGTCGAGAGTGACAGCATTCAATTCATCCGCCGCCGTGGCCAGCTGAGTCGCTGAACCGCTGATGGCTTGCAAGGTTTCTCGCAGGTTCTGCTGCATGGTCGCCAGTGCCTTGAGCAAACGAGTCACTTCGTCGTTGCCATGGGTTGCTATCGGCCGGGTCAGATCGCCCTGCGCCACGCTCTCCGCAGCCGTCAGGGCTTCGTTCAGGGGGCGGACGATGCTGCGGGTCAGCAACATGGCCAGGCCGACAGTGGCCAGCGCCGCGAGGGCGATGAACAGGCTGACGATGGTCCGCGACGTTTCGTAGTGCGCTGCGGATTTCTGGCTCTCAGCGGCGACCTGTTTGGCGAACAGGTCCGCCAGATCACTGAGTTGTTTGCCGGAGCCATCGACCACGGTTTTCATGTCAACCAGCAGCAGCCTGGTCAATTCGTCACGACGCCCCTGCTCTGCGAGAGTGAACGACTGGGCAATGCCGGTGCGATAGGCGGCAAAGGTGGTTTTGAACTGGTCATACAAGGCCTGGCCTTCGGCGGTGTTGACCAACTGGTCATAGACCGCGATCTTCTCGCTCAATTCCTTGTCGCGAGTGTCCATCTGACCGCGGTAGGTCGGAATGTTCTTTGGGTCCTGATCCAGCGCCATGCGCAAGGAAATGGTGCGGATACGCAACATCAGTTCGCGAATCTCGTCACCCCCGCGAATGCTGGGGAGCCACTGCTTCTCCACGGCCACCTCGCTCTCGCGAATGCTCGCCATTTGCCCCAGGGCAAACACCCCGAGCAACGCCACCAACACAGCGATCAAGGCAAAACCCAGCGCGGCACGGGGGGCAATATTCAGCTGACGAAGAAACATAACGAGCGCCTTTCTTGTTGTTGGCTTGAATGGGGGGCCGCGTTTGCGCCCCGACAGCTCGTTATCGGCTAGTTGTACGACGACTTGATAGGATTCGGCTTTTTCGAAGACAAAAAAAATCCCCGTATCTTTCGATACGAGGATTTTTAATATGGTCGGGGTAAGGGGATTCGAACTCCTGACATCCTGCTCCCAAAGCAGGCGCGCTACCGGACTGCGCTATACCCCGGTAAAAAAAAGGCACCTTTGAAAGGCGCCTTCTGCGAACAGAGCTTTTGGCGTCTGATCTTAAGATTCGATTCCAGCGCTAACTGGTTTCAAAAATGGTGGGTCGTGTGGGATTCGAACCTACGACCAATTGGTTAAAAGCCAACTGCTCTACCAACTGAGCTAACGACCCAAAAATGGTCGGGGTAAGGGGATTCGAACTCCTGACATCCTGCTCCCAAAGCAGGCGCGCTACCGGACTGCGCTATACCCCGGTTTGAAATTGGCTCCGTGACCAGGACTCGAACCTGGGACCCAATGATTAACAGTCATTTGCTCTACCGACTGAGCTATCACGGAACTACATATTTCAATTTACAACAGTGAAGCTTTACTGCGTTCTCTTCGACCCGTTCGCATCGCTGCGTTCGTGTGTCTGAGGCGCGCTATTCTACAATCTTAAGCACCTCTGTCAACCCCCTAAATTGCTTTCAAGTTAATGATTTGCAACTTATTTCAGATTCCTGCTTGGGGAGCGGGAACCCTTCAGGGCGACTTACTGCGGGGCGCACTTTACAAGCCTTTTCCTTTCAGTTCAACAACCTGACGAAAAAAAGGCCTCGCAATGCGAGGCCTCTTCAATTTTGTTGCCGGCGTGGATCAGGCGAAGACGATCTCGTCGTTTTCCACAACGCCTTTGGCGGTATCGCCGGGCATGAAACGACCCGACAGAATGAGCTGCGCCAGCGGGTTTTCGATCCAGCGCTGAATGGCTCGCTTGAGCGGCCGTGCGCCATACACCGGGTCGTAGCCAACCGCGATCAGCTTGTCCATGGCCTCAGGGCTGAGTTCCAGCTTCAGTTCCCGCTCAGTCAGGCGACTGCGCAGACGACTCAACTGGATCTCGGTAATGCCCGCGATCTGATCCCGTGCCAGTGGCTCGAAGATCACCACTTCGTCGACCCGGTTGATGAACTCCGGCCGGAAGTGCGTGGAAATCGCATCCATCACCGCTGCGCGCTGCGCCTCACGATCACCGACCAGTTCCTGGATCTGTACCGAGCCCAGGTTGGAGGTCATGACAATCACGGTGTTCTTGAAATCCACCGTGCGGCCATGGCTGTCCGTCAGGCGGCCATCTTCCAGCACTTGCAGCAGGATATTGAAGACGTCCGGGTGGGCCTTCTCGACCTCATCCAGCAGGATCACCGAATAAGGCTTGCGACGCACCGCCTCGGTCAGGTAACCGCCCTCTTCATAGCCCACGTAGCCTGGTGGCGCACCAATCAGTCGAGCCACGGAATGTTTCTCCATGAACTCGGACATGTCGATCCGCACCATCGCCTCTTCGGTATCAAAGAGGAACTCGGCCAACGCCTTGCACAGCTCGGTTTTACCGACACCGGTCGGGCCGAGGAACATGAACGAACCGCTTGGACGATTCGGGTCGGACAACCCGGCCCGCGAACGCCGCACCGCGTTGGATACTGCGATCACCGCTTCGTCCTGGCCGATCACACGCTGGTGCAACAGGCTTTCCATCTTCATCAGCTTGTCGCGCTCGCCTTCGAGCATTTTCGACACGGGGATGCCGGTCCACTTCGACACGACTTCGGCGATTTCTTCCTCGGTCACCTTGCTGCGCAGCAACTGGTTTTCGCTTTTGCCATGCTGGTCGACCATTTGCAGGCTGCGCTCCAGGTCCGGGATCACCCCGTATTGCAGCTCGGCCATGCGGTTCAGGTCGCCTTTACGGCGCGCAGCTTCCAGTTCCTGACGGGACTGTTCGATTTTCTGCTGGATCTGCGCAGAACCCTGAACCTCGGCTTTTTCCGAGTTCCAGATTTCTTCGAGGTCCGAATACTCACGCTCGAGACGAACGATTTCTTCCTGGAGTTTTTCCAGACGCTTGATCGCCGCTTCGTCGCTCTCTTTCTTCAGCGCCTGGGACTCCACCTTCAACTGAATCAGACGACGCTCCAGACGGTCCAGCACCTCCGGCTTGGAGTCGATCTCCATGCGAATGCGGCTGGCGGCTTCGTCGATCAGGTCGATCGCCTTGTCCGGCAACTGACGGTCGGTAATGTAGCGATGACTGAGCTTGGCCGCGGCGATGATCGCGCCGTCGGTAATCGCCACTTTATGGTGAACTTCATAGCGTTCTTTGAGGCCACGCAGAATGGCGATGGTGTCTTCTTCGCTCGGCTCATCCACCAACACTTTCTGGAAGCGCCGCTCGAGGGCCGCGTCCTTCTCTATATATTGGCGGTATTCATTGAGCGTGGTTGCGCCGACGCAGTGCAATTCACCACGGGCCAATGCAGGCTTGAGCATGTTGCCCGCATCCATTGAGCCTTCGCCTTTACCGGCGCCGACCATGGTGTGCAGTTCGTCGATGAACAGAATGATCTGCCCTTCCTGCTTCGACAGTTCGTTGAGCAGGGATTTCAGGCGTTCTTCGAACTCGCCACGGTACTTGGCACCGGCAATCAGTGCGCCCATATCGAGGGAAAGCAGGCGCTTGCCTTTCAGGCCGTCCGGCACTTCGCCGTTGATGATCCGCTGGGCCAGGCCTTCGGCGATGGCGGTTTTACCCACGCCAGGTTCACCGATCAATACCGGGTTGTTTTTGGTGCGGCGTTGCAGCACCTGAATGGTCCGGCGAATTTCGTCGTCACGGCCGATCACCGGATCGAGCTTGCCTTCTTCGGCGCGCTTGGTCAGGTCGACGGTGTATTTATCCAGCGCCTGACGCGACTCCTCGTGGTTGGCGTCGTTGACCGCCTCACCGCCGCGCAGGTTGTTGATCGCGTTCTCCAGGGCTTTCTTGCTCACACCCTGGCCGAGCAACAATTTGCCGAGCTTGCTGTTCTCGTCCATGGCGGCGAGCAACACCAACTCACTGGAAATAAATTGATCGCCCTTCTGCTGGGCCAGGCGATCGGCCTGGTTGAGCAGGCGCGCCAGATCCTGCGACATGTTGACGTCGCCGGTGGGGTTCTGGATTTTTGGCAGCTGATCGAGCTGTTTGGTCAGCTCTTTGCGCAGGCTGTTGACGTCGAAACCGACCTGCATCAGCAGGGGCTTGATCGAGCCGCCCTGCTGCTCAAGCATGGCTTGCATCAAGTGCGCCGGTTCAATGCCGGGATGGTCAAGACCGACGGCCAGCGATTGGGCGTCGGATAGAGCTAACTGTAATTTGCTGGTTAAACGATCGATACGCATGGGTCACCTTCCTTTTGAGCAGGCCGGACCTATAAAACATCCTGAATGAAGAAACCTGCCAGATACCGTTATAGATGCGGTCGATTCTGGGAGTTTCAAGCGTCGTACAGTTGATGTAGATCAGAGAAGTCTAGCGTTCCAGCCAGACAAGGGAGGCAAACCGACCAGTGCGTGGACTGCGGCGGTAAGAAAAGAAGCGCGGATCGGTCACGGAGCAGAAACCGCCGCCATAAACAGCGGTAACGCCGCGAACAGCCAGACGCAAGCGCGCCAGTTCGTAGATATCGGCCATGAACTTGCCGGCATTTGCACTGGGCACAAAGGCTTTGGCGGTTTCAGGCAGTTGCTCGACGAAGGTTTCGCGCACTTCCGGGCCGACTTCAAAGGCTTGAGGACCAATGGCCGGACCGAGCCAGACGAGCACTTCTTCCGACGGCACGGCCAGCGTGTCGAGCGTCGCTTCGAGCACACCCGCCGCCAGCCCGCGCCAACCGGCATGGGCGGCTGCGACACGAGTGCCGGCACGGTCGCAGAACAATGCTGGCAGGCAATCCGCCGTCATCGCCGCGCAGGCAATGCCGGGCGTCGCCGTCCAGCTGGCATCGGCAGTTGCCACAACGCCTGGGTCCGCGTGAGCGACGACAATGCCGTGAACCTGCTTCAACCAGGCCGGCT
This DNA window, taken from Pseudomonas fluorescens NCIMB 11764, encodes the following:
- a CDS encoding DUF1780 domain-containing protein is translated as MDDSDYLRLLTIAAEQANAFLSNARKWERERWVCQRLLQGLNIPYRVDEFAPAGEPPDVLFRDANFEVFFVLDEGRRLNDEWRDELQRRRSAFSLSSLVRREAKPRRIPANEFLLRLAPTLRKKAHNYKERGMDLGELDIIAFASLKREVLDLNSHFPPPTEYLRQGWRSLSLVGPTFARVLFAHPDAPDFLRSNLGRSIVFDVGISL
- a CDS encoding MOSC domain-containing protein, which codes for MSPLQELIAEVPQTGRVRWIGVRPQPHVPMIELEAVEARLEAGLTGDRARPGVRNARQVTLIQWEHLPVISSLMGRPDDNPVLPGDLRRNLVVSGINLFSLKGRRFKIGQAIFETTGWCQPCARLQNNLGPGTFQAVRGHGGITARVLQSGIIRLDDTVSVEPIPASGYAPFNVG
- a CDS encoding methyl-accepting chemotaxis protein, producing MFLRQLNIAPRAALGFALIAVLVALLGVFALGQMASIRESEVAVEKQWLPSIRGGDEIRELMLRIRTISLRMALDQDPKNIPTYRGQMDTRDKELSEKIAVYDQLVNTAEGQALYDQFKTTFAAYRTGIAQSFTLAEQGRRDELTRLLLVDMKTVVDGSGKQLSDLADLFAKQVAAESQKSAAHYETSRTIVSLFIALAALATVGLAMLLTRSIVRPLNEALTAAESVAQGDLTRPIATHGNDEVTRLLKALATMQQNLRETLQAISGSATQLATAADELNAVTLDSTQGLQQQNNEIEQAATAVNEMTSAVEEVARNAVSTSDATRQSSESAQLGQERVSETASAISDLAKDVQHTGELVQSLANQSQDIGKVLDVIRAIAEQTNLLALNAAIEAARAGESGRGFAVVADEVRALAHRTQQSTQEIEQMVQGMRNGSNLALDSMNASASRATSTLVLAERAGDALQTITASVHEIHERNLVIASAAEEQAQVAREVDRNLVNIRDLSVRSASGADQTSASSHELSKLANALQGMVQRFRV
- a CDS encoding NAD(P)/FAD-dependent oxidoreductase; protein product: MTHRIVIVGGGAGGLELATRLGKTLGKRGTASVMLVDANLTHIWKPLLHEVAAGSLNSSEDELNYVAQAKWNHFEFQLGRMSGLDRAQKKIQLAATYDEAGLELVPAREVPYDSLVIAVGSTTNDFGTQGAAQHCLFLDTRKQAERFHQQLLNHYLRAHAGQTDVVQQISVAIVGAGATGVELAAELHNAAHELAAYGLDRIKPENMHITLIEAGPRVLPALPERIGGPVHKTLEKLGVNVMTNAAVSEVTADSLITADGKVINASLKVWAAGIRAPGFLKDIDGLETNRINQLQVLPTLQTTRDENIFAFGDCAACPQPGTDRNVPPRAQAAHQQASLLAKSLKLRIEGKPLPVYKYTDYGSLISLSRFSAVGNLMGNLTGSVMLEGWLARMFYVSLYRMHQMALYGAFRTAMLMLGSKIGRGTEPRLKLH
- a CDS encoding aromatic acid/H+ symport family MFS transporter → MRKIDVHEVIDNARFNRFHWMVLFWCALIIIFDGYDLVIYGVVLPMLMKEWGLSPLQAGALGSYALFGMMFGALFFGPLSDRIGRKKAITICVMLFSGFTVLNGFARNPTEFGICRFIAGLGIGGVMPNVVALMNEYAPKKIRSTLVAIMFSGYSVGGMLSAGLGIVLIPSFGWQSVFYVAVLPLVLLPLIMYFLPESVGFMLRQGRNEEARAILQRVDPAYIAQTSDQLHMSEVKGTGTPVLQLFREGRALRTLMLWLAFFCCLLMVYALSSWLPKLMANAGYSLGSSLSFLLVLNFGAIFGAVGGGVLGDKLNLPRVLAVFFAMAAVSITLLGFNSPMPVLYLLIAIAGATTIGSQILLYACAAQFYSMTIRSTGLGWASGIGRNGAIVGPLLGGALLGISLPLQLNFMAFALPGAVAAIAMTVFAISSQRSTRQSLANLRHGTAGGSVGEAS
- a CDS encoding DUF3094 domain-containing protein, coding for MTSRLNPDDQKHVEEYLHLSQHRVERRPFRPWMLLVVVLAVTIGLGLLSRFISYLTL
- a CDS encoding IS110 family transposase, translated to MTILDSQVVVGVDVAKDEIVIYRSDLEKTLNIANKRSTLKQWLKTLPAHSAIALEATNIYHLDTTEMAHEMGHDVYVIDGSRLNRYRDGIGMRAKTDTLDAELLARYLSRESDRLRIWNPPPKAYTQMKSLLRRRAQLVRACVALKQSWKNESLLKEHFNQLLAAIAQFEKMIQKTLKEIAEEGGIDDQVKRCQAIEGVGLLTATAAATAFMRGEFANSDEYVAFLGMDPRVRQSGQKDQKRRLSKRGDSEFRRLFHNSAMAASRSPTWKPYYERYLARGLKGTQALVILARKLARVMFALMKNQTEYKPNSMFGCSPQT
- the clpB gene encoding ATP-dependent chaperone ClpB; this translates as MRIDRLTSKLQLALSDAQSLAVGLDHPGIEPAHLMQAMLEQQGGSIKPLLMQVGFDVNSLRKELTKQLDQLPKIQNPTGDVNMSQDLARLLNQADRLAQQKGDQFISSELVLLAAMDENSKLGKLLLGQGVSKKALENAINNLRGGEAVNDANHEESRQALDKYTVDLTKRAEEGKLDPVIGRDDEIRRTIQVLQRRTKNNPVLIGEPGVGKTAIAEGLAQRIINGEVPDGLKGKRLLSLDMGALIAGAKYRGEFEERLKSLLNELSKQEGQIILFIDELHTMVGAGKGEGSMDAGNMLKPALARGELHCVGATTLNEYRQYIEKDAALERRFQKVLVDEPSEEDTIAILRGLKERYEVHHKVAITDGAIIAAAKLSHRYITDRQLPDKAIDLIDEAASRIRMEIDSKPEVLDRLERRLIQLKVESQALKKESDEAAIKRLEKLQEEIVRLEREYSDLEEIWNSEKAEVQGSAQIQQKIEQSRQELEAARRKGDLNRMAELQYGVIPDLERSLQMVDQHGKSENQLLRSKVTEEEIAEVVSKWTGIPVSKMLEGERDKLMKMESLLHQRVIGQDEAVIAVSNAVRRSRAGLSDPNRPSGSFMFLGPTGVGKTELCKALAEFLFDTEEAMVRIDMSEFMEKHSVARLIGAPPGYVGYEEGGYLTEAVRRKPYSVILLDEVEKAHPDVFNILLQVLEDGRLTDSHGRTVDFKNTVIVMTSNLGSVQIQELVGDREAQRAAVMDAISTHFRPEFINRVDEVVIFEPLARDQIAGITEIQLSRLRSRLTERELKLELSPEAMDKLIAVGYDPVYGARPLKRAIQRWIENPLAQLILSGRFMPGDTAKGVVENDEIVFA